CACCGtagcagctcccgagccaccgtgagcgcgtccctcatgttcgcttgttcccgcTGGGTGTGCGGCGTtgtggccgcggcgtggtttgaggcccttgctgctgatCGCACCTGCCGCGGAGTGAGGGCAGGTGGCGCTTAACTGCATCGCCTGCGTCCTGCAGCATTCTACGGAGCGTGGGCTGCctgaggcgcggggttgaggttaccttgggcaggcggcgcggcatgggtaggccatgccgcccagcggtcggcgttggccgtCAGGTCGCCGGACATGGGTGCGATGAAGCAGTGGAACGCAGATTAGCGGAAAGAGgatttcagcgcacccctacctagcgcgccaaatgtcggatatcgggttccggcaaaacccttaaggttcaaactctggggtgcgcacgaagatcttctccctaccgattcaTGCCCCAAAACCtcaccgcgattctaagctagcacgatgaacaacacaagggagacaagatttatacaggttcgggccaccgttgtggtgtaataccctactcctgtgtgtggtgtggtggattgcctctagggctgatgatgaacagtacagaggaagaacaacctcacgaggggtgttcttgtggtggtgtgcttggagaggaattgatctgtctctgttggctctagatgagatgatcatctctactgtggtggctatctctatttatagaggccctggtcctcttcccaaatattgagcaggaagggagccaacaacggccattttgtaaggggacaactagtacaagctatcctgactaaaggtggtcttcgactgtcaAAGGTACGGATGATggcgccgccttgggctccacagtgacctccgtcctgcagtcctactgatcttggtctcgttgcaccaatatggaaacctttgcttaatgccttggtactccgcgcctgcgcttgccccctttgcaccaaagaggaaacgaggacactgcgtaggctggcgcccgcctggtcttgatcgtcatggcttgcgtcacgagcacctcgtgaggtaccccttgccttgatctctccgcctcctcgcgagcctacctggtgaggccgcccctgaggaggccttgcgtcgtccgccccgcgaggcttggcccctcgcgcgggtcttgaacttgggttgatgaagacgggtcgtaccgggccactgctgagccacgccgcaggccgcaggcaggcaagtctggggacccccgttcccagaacatcgacagaCGTGCCACTCTTCTTACAACTGTCGCTCCACGACATAGAGGGAACCAAGGCCACTCTTGATCTTTTTTGAGGCACTTCGGGGCTCAAGGTAAACCTATCAAAAAACGCTATCATCCCGATCCAGTGCCATGAGCTTCATCTGCAAGGCTTCACCAAAAATTCACCTTGCACGATTCATCCATCCTGATAAAATACCTCTGctttcctctctctcactcacagCTTAAAAAACCCGACCTCATGCCCCTAGTGGACCAATTCGCAAGCAAGCTCCCCTCTTGGAAAACTGGTTTGATCGCACCGTCGTCCGTATCATCTTGCTATATACCATGATCACAACCATGGGCATCTACCATATGCTTGCTTTGGACCTGACGCCATGGTTTCTCAAGGAGGCTGACAATATTAGGCGGGATTTCCTGTGGGCTGGTACGGATTGTGCAAAAGGATGCCAATGCTTGGTCCCCTGGACGGATGTGTGCACTCATGTTTAATTTGGAGGGCTCAGTTTGCACAACCTCGAAACTCTCAACGACTCCCTAAGAACTAAATGGCTTTGGCAACAAAAAAATCTGATGTTCTCCCCTGGTTGTCCTTGAAGCTCTCCCTTTCAGTTGATGCCACATCCATCTTCAAGGCATCTTCTTAGATTGAGACCAGAAATGGTGCTTTACTGCCATTTTTGTAGGATCACTAGATCGACGCAGCTAGTATTCCTCAGTTGGCATCCGATGTTGTTGCGGTTGTCAAGCCACCTCCCGTAGCCAGTCAGGCGGTTTAGGAAGGTCTTCATGTATCCTTTTGGGTGTGCGACCTTCGTGGTCGTCTTCCTGTCGCCGCAATCATGCAGTTCCCTACCGTGTGGCCAACAATTTTAGGCTCCCCAATGACACATGACATTGACTGATGGAGCTAGAAGTGGACGAGTACTATATGTTACTCCTCCATATCCATGTATGAGGCCTTCTTTACTGGCCGTATCTCATGTGGATGGGATCATCTAGTATGAAAACCCTGGACGCCTATAATATTCAAGTTCTTTGTGGGGCTTGTGCAACAAAGCAGGTGTTGGTCCTCTGACCGCCTTGCCAAACGAGGGCTCCTCCATCACCCGTCCTGCCCCTTTTGCAACTAGTGCGATGAAACGATTGAACACCTCCTTGTTTGGTGTATCTATGCCCGCGAAGTTTGGCTTAGTGTGCTCCACTGGACTAGCCTCGCCCACCTTGCTCCTTCATCGACTGACCAAATTCTTCCAGGGCGGTCTTCGTGGCAGCAGACGATATCTCCCAAGATGCAAAAGGGATAAACTCAGTCATTATCCGCACTCTCCGATGTGGTTGGTTCGAGAGAAATAGGAGGATATTCAAGAACAAATCCCTTCTCGCCTCGGCAGTTGTCAATAAGGTCCGTGGTCTTTTGCGCGAGCAGAAAAAGGTGGGGATGGTAGTCTACAACGAGTAGTAGGCTAGTCATGCTTGTGCCAACCCCGGTGGTTTGTGTAGGCTGCCATGGATTATATGCGGCTTTACATACCCATTCTTGTAACATAAACATTGATTTCTATCTTAATATATAGGCACACAGAACTCATGCGCATTCTAAAAAAAGTAAAAAAGTAATCTTGTGACATTCTTAGATTCGAAATCATCTTGGTTTAGATTATGAGTTTCTGGACATAATCCAAGCCCAAATGGGAATTAGGGGCTCGTGATTTGAAGCGAGCTTGTCCGCTAAAAATAGAGACATAGTtccccgtttctaaatataagactttttagataTTTCAGGGCGTGTTCTGAACTCCTCCCAACTCTCCCAACTCCTCAAATCTAGCTTCCCAGCGCAGCTTCCAACTTCACATAGCGATTTAATCCCGTTCGGCAGCCATGCTAGCTTCTCCCATCGCCAACATGGGCTCGCAGCATCTATGGCCTGTCTTAGCACCATAATGGGCCGGCTCGAACCAGCCCATAATGGGCATGCTCGAGAGATGAGGGGTACCGATTCGATCGTGAGGAGGAGCGCCGCTTCGAGGGGTCATTTTTCTATCGAGTGAGGGGGGCATCGAACCGGTACGTAACTTGGCGGTGGCAGTTCGCTGTAAATTAGGGGAACTCCAACTTCACGTTTCGGTGGAGCTGGGCCAAGCGGGCTCCTCGTTTTTGCACTACGCTCCGGCTAGCTTCTCAGAAGTTAGCTTCTTGGAGCCCATCCGTTCGGCTCAAAATCATTCGTGGAGTTGGTGGAGTTCGAAGCTGGAGGAGTTCAGAACAGGCCCTCAATACAGACTATATATGGATATATGAGAAGCTTCAGCTATTTTTGAATCCTTATAGATGGCGCCACTACTTTCTATGATATATTTTAGAGtgcaaattcactcattttgctccgtacattgttcatattgaaatctctaaaagtgtttatatttaggaatgaagggagtagtatATAATTCAAAATCCGCCATTGTGTCTCATGTGAGCGGAGTGACAAATCTTCCAAAACCAGGAAAAATATAACAAAACAAGGGAATGATGCTCGTCCAAGATCATTGGCCGCTGCATTTTCATTTTTCGCCCAAGTAGGAATTAGGGGCAGCTGATGAATTCCCAAAATCGGAAGCTGCTGTCAATGCTGATGCAGCGGATAGAGGTGGACAGATCACGCTGATGTAGATCACCGGCAACGCGTCCACGGTCCGGTTGGTTGGACCGCGTCCACAGAGGAATTAAAAGGGTCCCGTTTCCAAGCCTGGTCATCCATCCCACCAACTCCCCACCCGTCACCAGCTCCTCCCACGAAGCAATCGAGCAAAAAAACTGGAGGCAAACGAGGGCAAGTCGCGCCATCCCGCCTCGCCGGCTATAAAACTCGCGCCAGCCCCCGCTCGCTCACCAGCTCTCCACCAAGAGCTACCAAACGCCCTACTTTAATTTTAATTATCGCCGCTGCTCCCACGCGCGTTCCACGTACCTAGCGACGACCTTTCTTTTCTTCCGCCTAGTCTGCCCGCCAGATCTGCATCCGCGGAGATGAAGATCACGGTGCGGGGATCGACGGTCGTGGTGCCGGCGGAGGAGACGCCGCGGCTCCGGCTGTGGAACGCCAACCCGGACCTGGTCGTGCCGCGGTTCCACACGCCGAGCGTCTACTTCTTCCGGCGCGgcgcgggggaggaggaggcggacggctACTTCGACGCGGAGCGGATGCGCCGGGCGCTGGCGGAGGCGCTGGTGCCGTTCTACCCGATGGCGGGGCGGCTGGCCCGCGACGAGGACGGGCGCGTGGAGATCGACTGCAACGCGGAAGGGGTGCTCTTCGTGGAGGCCGACGCGCCCGACGGCACCGTCGACGACTTCGGCGACTTCGCGCCCACCATGGACCTCAAGCGCCTCATCCCCGCCGTCGACTTCACCGGGGGCATCTCCTCCTACCCGCTCCTCGTGGTCCAGGTAACCATGAATGCCACTCCGTGATTTTTCTCACACGCGAGGAACAGAGTAGGACGTGCCGACGAAGCAGAGCACAACGCGTGCGGTCGCGTGAGGCGGGCCCGCGAGGGGCGCTGGATGTCACCACCGCTTGGTACGGTAGAAACGGACGGTCGCGCGTCGCTTTCAGCAACTCGTCTAGTCATCGGCGCCGCATGTCCGCATGCAATGGACCGTGTCAGGTGGACCTTCAAGGAAATGGGACGAGGTGTGGCGGTGTGGTTCGATGACTGACTTCTGTTTGGCCTTGTTGGCACACCTCGCAATTATTTGTCCgtccctcaaaaaaaaaatctgTCGGTCGGCCTTGCCCCGCGTACTGGGAATgctaagatctttcaaattctaaTACTACTACTCCCTTCTCTCTCAAAGCATCCCTGGACCTTTTTAGCGCCCTCTCTCTAAAAAAATCCTCATTGGTAGGCCGCCCTGAATTTCGCACCTTGCGTGAGGCTTTATTTTTCTGCCCTTATACCACTAAGTGgtagcatcatgttcttcataAGAATATGTAGTAGTATCATCGATCAGTTTGCGTAATTAAGTGTTCAATTTATTTCAAATTGTTGGCATGGGTCTTGTTTATGTGAAGATCGAAATTGTACTAGTGGAATTTTATTGCAACTTGCGTACACTACAAGTTTGGATTTGCCATTGCAATTTGGCGACTAATATCATTGCAGTTCCGCGACATATTAGTTAGTAGATGGAATTATCTTTTTGTAGGTCTTTATTAATTAGCTAATAAAATGCATGCCAGCAAATGATTGAGGATGCCTGTTATGCAAATACCCACAAAATAACTTGTTGATGTGGCCCCTTCAGTGCATGAATTATCAAGCAGTTCAATTCCAGTGTTGGTGTTTTTCGTTTTTTCTTGGAAAACCTTCCGATCTATTCGTCGTCTATCATGGTAGTATAAGGaacaccaaaaataatataaaaatacaTTCAGGTTAATAGACCATCTGGTAACGACTACAAAGCATtagagcgagccgaaggcgtgttgctgacatcgcccctccctcactggAGCCAGATAGAACTAGTTTTAGTATAcggtcgggaagtcgtcgtgctaaggccccgttgGAGCAACACACCAGAACAACAATCGCTGCGGATAAACAAAAGCGTAGATCGAAAGGATACAACATGTAGACACACGAACGAACACAAACAAAGACGGGATCCATAGAGATCCATCGAACACCAAAATCGATTGAATTCCACGAGATCCGCTAGGAACACACCTTCACACgaccctccgacgatgctagacgcaccaatGGGACGGGGGTGGGCGAAGAGGACCTTATTTCATCTTCAGCGAGCCGCCGTAGCCACGCCTTGCtgaacaggacacaaaccctagtCGACAAAAAAACACACACACCAAAAGACGGAGCAACAACCCTCGAGACAGCAAGGGCCAGGGTCCACTGCACCTTTATGGCCCCAAGACCATCGGGACTTGCGGCGCCAGGGATGTCGAGAAACCCTAATGACTTGTACACTCACGTTAGGAGGTGAAGGGGGTATGCAAACGAGCATACCTTAATATTGGTGTTTGTAGGGTCATGTACTACCAAGGCGACAACGAGCTTTGCTCATGGCGGCGTGCAGCTGATTgatgcaggaggaagaagacttggACACCCTCAAGGATTTGGATATATTTTTTAATTTATGTATAGGAGTGTTTTTGGTGGTGCTACTTAATTTTTTTAACTTTAACAGCATCTTCCCTTGAAAGAGAACCAACTTTCCAcaaaaaataaataagtaaaaaataaGTATGCTGAGAGTGATGTGTGAGTATACCTGGCCAAACGTCGGGCtgggccgggcttcgggccgggccaaACAAAGCCCGTTGCAAAAAACctgggcccaagcccggcccatgggcaAGGTCAGGTCGGGCCAGGCCGGGCTTTTTCAGGTCGGGCTGGGCCGTCCGGGCCGGGTTTCCCATGGCCAGGTCTATGTGTGAGTGACCAGCTCGAATCCGATGATTTGCCGAGTTCTTTCAAACACAGAACAAGCCAATATGTTGATAAGGATTTTGTTTTGGAACCCAATAAATGGCAAATGTTTCGGGGTTGGCATATACGAACAATTTTGATGGCAGTTTTAGTTGTAGAGGGGTGGCAACTTTAGTTGTAGGGGTTGGCAGTTCTCATTTTGTGAAGGCATTTTTTCGTGAAAGTTGCCATCATTTGATCACGATCAAACGGCTGTGAGGTGGTTGAGGTTCGCTGGACCTCCCTCCAGGGAAGTTAACGTTACCGTTTGTTTTTTGCAGTTAATACGCTGATGAGGTTGACAGATCATAATCTTATGCAAACTCGCAACTGCACCAAAATGATATACAACCATCTGGTTGCTTGCTGCAAGTTTACTTTGCTTCGGACGCACATTACATATCGTCGCGAGAAAGTGATTGCCTAACTGGAATGCTGGTGACTTATCTTGTGCCAGGAAGCAAGCAACCTATGATTAATCTTTCTATCACGGTCTGAATGTTGTAGAGTAGTAGCTATCGTTTTTGGTCGAGCCTTACGTGCTGTTAGTTGATTGTGCATTATGCGGCTGACTTTAGTTTTTGCGATCACAAGGTGCTGTGGGACATTCAGAGCTCGTCACGAGTAGTGATTGCGGCCTTGAGAGGTCTTGGTGTTATCTTGAGGGGTTATTTGCCATATGCAAGCCTCGATGGACCGTAAACAAATTTGAATAGTGAGGCGTCGAGTGTGATACGATACAAAATCATTAAAATCGGTGCCACATGCTCCAGTTGTGTTTTTTTTTAGGGTATGCTCCAGTTGTGTTAGTACGATAATTTTGCATGTTGCGGACCCTGACTCGCGCGATTTTGCTGCAGGTGACCCACTTCAAGTGCGGAGGCGTCGCCCTCGGCATAGGCATGCAGCACCACGTCGCCGACGGCTTCTCCGGCCTGCACTTCATCAACTCATGGGCCGACCTCTGCCGCGGCGTGCCGATTGCCGTCATGCCGTTCATTGACCGCACCCTCCTCCGCGCACGCGACCCGCCGACGCCGTCCCATCCGCACATCGAGTACCAGCCAGCGCCCGCCATGCTGGACGCGGAGGAGCCGCAGGCCCTCACCGCCAAGCCGGAAGCGCGGCCCACGGCCGTGGACATCTTCAAGCTTTCCCGCGCCGACCTCGGCCGCCTCCGCGCCCAGCTCCCCACTGGCGAGGGCGCGCCGCGGTTCAGCACCTACGCGGTGCTCGGGGCGCACGTCTGGCGGTGCGCGTCCCTGGCCCGTGGCCTGTCCCCAGAGCAGCCCACCAAGCTGTACTGCGCCACGGACGGGCGGCAGCGGCTGCAGCCGCCGCTCCCGGAGGGCTACTTCGGCAACGTCATCTTCACGGCCACGCCGCTCGCGGTGGCGGGCAAGGTGACCGGCTCGCTGGCGGACGGCGCGACCACGATCCAGGCGGCGCTGGAGGTTATGGACAACGAGTACTGCCGCTCGGCGCTGGACTACCTGGAGATGCAGCCGGACCTGTCGGCGCTGGTCCGCGGCGCGCACACGTTCCGGTGCCCCAACCTCGGGCTCACCAGCTGGGTGCGCCTGCCCATCCACGATGCCGACTTCGGCTGGGGCCGGCCCGTCTTCATGGGCCCCGGCGGCATCGCGTACGAGGGGCTCGCATTCGTGCTCCCCAGCGCCAGCCGCGACGGCAGCCTGTCGGTGGCCATCTCGCTGCAGGCCGAGCATATGGAGAAGTTCCGGAAGATGATCTTTGACTTCTGATCAAACCAACAACACCAGCGCGCAACGCAGAAAGAAAGAAGCACCGGAGCGATAGTAGGATGAAGTAATGATTCTTTGATTACACACGTAGTTCCTGCACATTTTCCCTTCCCTCTTTCCACTTTGGGCTGGACGAATTTTGTGCATCGTTATCAAATTTCCGACAAATGTATCTATTTAATGAACAGTCAATGCATTCAAACATATGAAGAATATACGGAGTTACTCCTGTTTATGTACACACACTCTCGAGCGCGCGCCTAAATAAGGTAGACCATTGACATGCTTACGAGATATCTATGGTGACTTAGTAGAATCTCAAGATATATGCCAACTTAGTCTCTCGAAGATACTCATAGGTATATGCCAACTTAGTCTCTCGGAGATATTCATAGGTATGTGTGTGTATTTGTAGACGTGAGTGTGCGTATATATAACGCTTGGGTcggtaccgtgttaaaaaaaaagGACGGTCGGAGCTGGTCAGTTTAAGGTAAAATGTGTTCGCACAAAAAAAAAGTTTGGAGTGAACCGTACGAATTATGCGTAGTACAAAGCTGCAAATTCCATTTTGATCTCACAAGTGATAGCCAGCGAGAAGTGCAAACTAGCACGTTTTGTTATGCACCCACCAGACAAAGAACTTAATTTGGTGCCACTCGAAGGGCAAACGTGGGTGCGTGACGACTGACGAGGACAACTTGATGAGGACGAACGAGAGTTCGGCCGAATTCGGGGCACTGCTAGCTCAACATGCTAGTAGGTGTGGATGCCTCGCGAGGGTTACGGCAGGGGCCCCATTCCACATATTTATTTCTTTTCCGTGGAAGGTTCTCAATAGTAGAACAAATATGTAGTGATTGAATGATTAGAAGAGCGGTATTACATTAGAGGCTGAAGCGTGGTTTTATAAGCGACGAATTCCATTCAAGGCAAAAGGAAATTTTAGTATTCATTAAAAGTCTTTTGGATCAAGAAGAATTTTTTTGGTTACAGAGATGCTGAGCTAACTGGTTACTATATTGGAATTGCAATACATCGTTTTTCCATAATGCTGCAACTGTCGTGAAAAATAGGAGTAATATTAAAAAACTTCTGGATGAACGGGTGTTTGGCAACAAGGTAATGATGTGAAGGAACATATTATGAGTTACTTTTCCAGTCCTTTTACTCGGATATTCTATATCTAAGTCAGGAAGTTTTATCTCTCATTCGAAGTAGAGTGACTGTCAAGATGAATAATGATGTGGGGCGCCGCTTGCAACGATCTTTCACGGTGCCAAACAACTCACAAGCAGCGACAACTACCCGTCTCAAGTTGCAAAGAACAACAAGAAACACTATCAAATTTCCAGCACTAAATTACACCGcactagagtgcacaactgcacggtaaaCTACCCCAGttgaagcgccgcagtaatgcccagtgagccgtcaaatcacaaaaccccatctttgcagtagtaagttggacggacgaagcaaccgtcatttcactcttcttcatcatcttcccctcttgaagaaaaccccaactcgcttctccctcatattGTTCCTCATTTTTTCAAGAAAACCCCAACGTgcttctaccattgttcttctctcccaaacaAAGAAAGGTCAACGCATCAATGGTGTTccttctggccaaggcccggtcttgcaaccccgcgACCGATCCTAACTCCATCTCtcttcttcttttgggtttgtgattatgatttctttccttttatttctatttgacagtttcttgatggatcctggagcaccggccgaagtgatgtctatggctctggccaaaaccgtcgaggctcagggtacgaagaagcgcaagcacccctccgagactactgcagacaagctcaaggccatcgcccctatccaagcccccctccCCAGGATCTCTTGTTAAGCCAgtctaggtaatatctcttcttgacgatctttttggcAATTTTGATAGTGTTTTTTCATCTAACTTGCAAAGTGCTTGCTAATATGCGAGGTTTGTGTAATGTACACGTAGTAtttagtagtacaactttctaggcgatcttgcatgtgatttttgtgtgccaaatgacggttctaaatcgCTCTTTTGACCAAaccatgcgagaggttgacatacATATGATTTTTTGCATATAACACTGATTTTTTATAGATTACTTTTAACTACtatatgaacatcaatgctagctATACGAAATGCAAGATTTTAGCTCTCATGCCTTGTAAGAGAGTATAGTAGCCTcaataacttgtgttatggatattgcaagtaatccctttgttcacaaatataagatgttctaactttttgtGTATCTcatgtagacatgttttagtgtctttgttcactcatttctgtgcgtatatgtagccttatatggagtaaaatatcaaaattcatcttatatttctgaacagaggtaATAATAAAACATTTGGTTTATGTTCGAATTAGAACAAGGTCCTTCGTGgatatgaagttctcaaagtcatgccgtgtgaactgaaAGACCCGAGGATGTGTTCAACTACTAAACTATCCAGCAACTGTGTCCTTGTAGACACACGTCGTGAacaagtgttttcctgtagcattctTGTCAGACGTGTTCTCGAGGATGTActtcaccacaacaatttcctagtcGTGCCATCGATTATGAAGgatgtggttcttgtaaagcttcccgacaaatctgatgcggactatcttcatcatcatgtttatgagtgcaAAGATCACCCTGTTAGGTTCTCCAATATTGATGAGACGGCGAAGGTGCCGGTAGACATCACTCATGAAGTCCATGGTCTGGTCAGTTATGTGGGgcacatcccgtaggtcggtggcaagaaatagtctgtagagtttaattagtgcaactttgatTGTTTGTAGTAAGTAAtattgtttagtacttgatttatgtgtgtgaaccctgtatggtttagtactgccgcttttgttgTGTGGTGAGTCCCGAGAACAttctatgttaatgtttgtccactcaattcagtccgTATATTC
Above is a window of Triticum aestivum cultivar Chinese Spring chromosome 6B, IWGSC CS RefSeq v2.1, whole genome shotgun sequence DNA encoding:
- the LOC123137447 gene encoding hydroxycinnamoyltransferase 2, encoding MKITVRGSTVVVPAEETPRLRLWNANPDLVVPRFHTPSVYFFRRGAGEEEADGYFDAERMRRALAEALVPFYPMAGRLARDEDGRVEIDCNAEGVLFVEADAPDGTVDDFGDFAPTMDLKRLIPAVDFTGGISSYPLLVVQVTHFKCGGVALGIGMQHHVADGFSGLHFINSWADLCRGVPIAVMPFIDRTLLRARDPPTPSHPHIEYQPAPAMLDAEEPQALTAKPEARPTAVDIFKLSRADLGRLRAQLPTGEGAPRFSTYAVLGAHVWRCASLARGLSPEQPTKLYCATDGRQRLQPPLPEGYFGNVIFTATPLAVAGKVTGSLADGATTIQAALEVMDNEYCRSALDYLEMQPDLSALVRGAHTFRCPNLGLTSWVRLPIHDADFGWGRPVFMGPGGIAYEGLAFVLPSASRDGSLSVAISLQAEHMEKFRKMIFDF